One Asterias rubens chromosome 1, eAstRub1.3, whole genome shotgun sequence genomic region harbors:
- the LOC117295313 gene encoding branched-chain-amino-acid aminotransferase-like protein 2 isoform X5, with amino-acid sequence MADSNVNSSEQVRLMTWAVPRSVSTAFTKLMSYVSEDSTVLFEPYINAHWFGPERLQDATHRATVAALKEEADRRITYTGGSDVSDFTFGFVKEQLEAPHTGKKLVFCKDMAFTVVDKLEFLPKDYRHLFLIRHPLKVFASWKKLYQSLTPHEFELDKVVPVLFPPGFFFREVVELLEHVREVHDPKAIIIDADDLLSDPKGILSALFKEVGLPFDEKCLQWEAGDATAEQWMASNFLLKGNRVWGYYSRAFNSSSFGKPADLPDRSSLPDDVLRCTDASMPFYEKVFAQRLLPN; translated from the coding sequence ATGGCAGACTCCAATGTCAATTCGTCGGAACAGGTTCGGCTCATGACGTGGGCGGTGCCTCGTTCCGTCTCCACGGCCTTCACTAAGCTAATGAGTTATGTCAGTGAGGATTCAACTGTACTCTTCGAGCCTTATATCAACGCTCACTGGTTCGGGCCCGAGAGACTACAAGATGCTACTCATCGAGCAACAGTAGCAGCTCTAAAAGAAGAAGCTGACAGGAGGATAACATACACGGGAGGAAGTGACGTCTCAGACTTTACATTTGGTTTTGTCAAGGAGCAACTTGAAGCTCCTCACACTGGCAAAAAGTTGGTCTTCTGCAAAGACATGGCATTTACTGTCGTAGACAAACTGGAGTTTCTCCCGAAAGATTACCGTCACTTGTTTCTTATCCGTCATCCTCTCAAAGTCTTCGCATCTTGGAAGAAATTGTACCAGAGTTTGACTCCGCACGAGTTTGAACTTGATAAAGTTGTCCCCGTGCTGTTTCCTCCAGGTTTCTTCTTCCGTGAAGTGGTCGAATTGCTGGAGCATGTGAGAGAGGTTCACGATCCTAAGGCAATCATCATAGATGCAGATGACCTCCTCTCTGACCCCAAAGGCATCCTATCAGCCCTCTTTAAGGAGGTTGGTCTTCCCTTTGATGAGAAGTGTCTTCAGTGGGAGGCCGGGGATGCGACTGCCGAGCAGTGGATGGCTTCTAATTTTCTACTGAAAGGGAATCGAGTATGGGGGTATTACAGCAGAGCGTTCAACAGCTCCTCATTCGGAAAACCTGCAGATCTGCCCGACCGGTCTTCGTTGCCTGACGATGTCCTCCGTTGCACTGATGCATCAATGCCTTTTTATGAAAAGGTTTTCGCTCAGCGTTTACTGCCAAACTGA